In Clostridium sp. JN-1, one genomic interval encodes:
- a CDS encoding radical SAM protein, whose translation MKVTEKIEKTAKEALIKKGVELLSNDPEKNVHKLIELVRKYIGEDEGNLARLKVVEDLYDNNPPTNKFINNILETTDKNCMKKFFINFLANSAWYGMPKREKFFKSTGIKTPYVILISPSMRCNLRCTGCYAANYSKDDDIPIEEVDRIIGEARDLGIYFFVILGGEPFFNKYMLDIYEKYNDCIFATFTNGTLFDEKLADRVKDLGNVVPMLSLEGFEKETDARRGKGVFKQVMRSMDLLKERGVLFGVSSATGRSNIDTVTSDEFIDMLIEKGAKMSWYFIFMPVGRDPDVNIMLKPEQRISLGKRIRKIRSTKPYFAIDFFNDAPYVGGCIAGKYYCHINSHEDVEPCIFSHFASDNVKGKKLVDVFKSDLFKELRSRQPYNQNLLLPCMMIDNTNVVREVMGKTGAKPTDEGARKMLEDKDFQNDLDKLASDFKPYAEKAWKEDFNCKGNYNMSKG comes from the coding sequence ATGAAAGTCACAGAAAAAATAGAGAAAACAGCTAAGGAAGCTCTTATAAAAAAAGGAGTAGAACTATTAAGCAATGATCCTGAGAAAAATGTTCACAAGTTAATTGAATTAGTAAGAAAGTATATTGGTGAAGATGAAGGAAACCTAGCCAGATTAAAGGTAGTTGAAGATTTATATGATAATAACCCACCTACCAATAAATTCATAAATAACATATTAGAAACAACAGACAAAAACTGTATGAAAAAGTTTTTTATAAACTTTCTTGCTAATTCAGCATGGTATGGGATGCCTAAAAGAGAAAAGTTTTTTAAGAGTACCGGAATAAAAACACCATATGTAATACTGATAAGCCCTTCAATGAGATGTAATTTAAGATGTACAGGCTGTTATGCTGCAAATTACAGTAAAGATGATGATATACCTATTGAAGAGGTCGATAGAATTATAGGAGAAGCTAGAGATTTAGGAATATACTTTTTCGTAATCTTAGGTGGAGAACCTTTCTTTAACAAGTATATGTTAGATATATACGAAAAGTATAATGACTGTATATTTGCAACATTTACTAATGGTACATTATTTGATGAAAAGTTAGCAGATAGAGTTAAAGATTTAGGGAATGTAGTACCTATGCTTTCACTTGAAGGTTTTGAAAAAGAAACTGATGCAAGAAGAGGTAAAGGCGTATTTAAACAAGTTATGAGATCTATGGACTTGCTTAAAGAAAGGGGAGTACTCTTTGGAGTATCTTCAGCAACCGGCAGAAGTAACATAGATACTGTAACTTCAGATGAATTTATAGATATGTTAATTGAAAAAGGTGCAAAGATGAGCTGGTACTTTATCTTTATGCCTGTAGGACGTGATCCAGATGTAAACATAATGCTTAAACCTGAGCAGAGAATATCCCTTGGAAAGAGAATTAGAAAAATAAGAAGTACAAAACCTTATTTTGCTATAGACTTTTTCAACGATGCTCCATATGTAGGAGGATGTATAGCAGGTAAGTATTACTGCCACATCAATTCACATGAAGATGTTGAACCATGTATATTTAGTCATTTTGCATCAGATAATGTAAAGGGTAAAAAACTTGTTGATGTATTTAAATCTGATCTTTTTAAAGAACTTAGAAGTAGACAGCCGTATAATCAAAACTTGTTACTTCCTTGTATGATGATAGATAATACTAACGTAGTTAGAGAAGTAATGGGCAAGACGGGAGCAAAACCTACAGATGAGGGTGCTAGAAAAATGTTAGAGGATAAAGATTTTCAAAATGATTTAGACAAATTAGCTTCTGACTTCAAACCTTATGCAGAAAAAGCATGGAAAGAAGACTTCAATTGTAAAGGCAATTATAATATGTCTAAAGGTTAA
- a CDS encoding extracellular solute-binding protein, with protein sequence MIKNKSLIKLAISLVLIVSLTAACNNAPQSNSKKKLSGKITILTDQSYEPMLKLAADNFKKENKKVDIDIKVDNNLYNDLELNIKSKDKSIDIAVVEDPYVKYYISKFPGSFLNVTDDVGYYNDKLIKHQVSNLTSKNKVYGFPWSTSPEVIIYRKDIFEKEGISVDDIKTWDDYIEAGQKVTYDTGKKFLTNVESNKSNMYLIMTNQLGTSYFNSDGNLDFNSNKSIKAADMLQKLYSQNILFDLKSRKESISSILNGNSVSMIGDAKYISYLVHNFPSYKDKLEIIKIPAFEPGGNRDVSVGGCNLMINSSSENADAAKEFCKFSMSDDHTIIDSMKNYGYFPVFTPAYNLVEFNKNEGYFNQTVWKTLGSAEKGSMPLNYTKDFLKISEQCKSALDASNLKDKQVNEMLNELQKSLQTDKNIK encoded by the coding sequence ATGATAAAGAATAAGAGCTTAATTAAATTAGCAATTAGCCTTGTTTTAATTGTAAGTTTAACTGCTGCCTGTAACAATGCTCCACAAAGCAATTCTAAGAAGAAGTTGAGCGGGAAAATTACCATATTAACTGATCAAAGTTATGAACCTATGCTTAAGTTAGCAGCAGATAATTTTAAAAAAGAAAATAAGAAAGTTGATATAGACATAAAAGTAGATAATAATCTTTATAATGATTTGGAATTAAATATAAAATCTAAAGATAAATCTATAGATATAGCTGTTGTGGAAGATCCATATGTCAAATACTACATAAGTAAATTTCCAGGTTCATTTTTAAATGTTACTGATGATGTAGGGTACTATAATGATAAGTTAATAAAACATCAAGTAAGTAATTTAACTTCAAAAAATAAAGTGTATGGATTCCCTTGGAGTACATCTCCTGAGGTGATAATATACAGAAAAGATATTTTTGAAAAAGAGGGAATAAGTGTAGATGATATAAAGACATGGGATGATTACATAGAAGCAGGACAAAAGGTAACCTATGACACTGGAAAGAAGTTTTTAACAAATGTGGAGAGTAATAAAAGTAACATGTACTTAATAATGACAAATCAACTTGGAACTTCTTATTTTAACAGTGATGGCAATCTCGATTTTAATTCTAACAAGTCCATTAAGGCTGCAGATATGCTTCAAAAGTTGTATTCACAGAATATACTTTTTGATCTTAAATCAAGAAAGGAATCTATAAGTTCAATTTTAAATGGTAACAGCGTATCAATGATAGGTGATGCAAAGTACATAAGTTATCTAGTACACAATTTTCCTAGTTATAAAGACAAATTGGAAATAATTAAAATACCTGCTTTTGAACCTGGTGGAAATAGGGATGTTTCAGTAGGAGGATGTAATTTGATGATAAATAGTTCAAGTGAAAATGCAGATGCTGCAAAAGAATTTTGTAAGTTTTCGATGAGTGATGATCATACAATAATTGACTCTATGAAAAATTACGGCTATTTTCCTGTATTTACTCCAGCTTATAACTTAGTTGAATTCAATAAGAATGAAGGTTATTTTAATCAAACGGTTTGGAAAACACTTGGAAGTGCGGAGAAAGGAAGTATGCCGCTCAATTATACAAAAGACTTCCTAAAGATATCAGAACAGTGTAAAAGTGCTTTAGATGCATCTAATTTAAAGGATAAACAAGTTAATGAGATGCTGAATGAACTGCAAAAAAGTTTACAAACCGACAAAAATATAAAATAA
- a CDS encoding glycosyltransferase family 1 protein, with the protein MRIAIDARGINWYRGTGIGTYTDKILEYMVKEHIENYYHIYWSGKNYEKLNTSNTKIIMTSRKHHRFFENFYFPSNLKRENIDIYHVPQNGIDISNNIECKKVVTIHDLIPYILPETVGRGYLNKFLKEMPNIIEMADGIITVSECSKMDILKFFPINEDKIFVIPLAADSKYKPLDNRLCRDFISKNYNIDKPFILYLGGFSPRKNVRSLILAFSKIYKNLNKEYNLVIIGTNGDELPLLKKLCCDLNVNELIKFTGFVPEDELPKFYNACDLFVYPSTYEGFGLPPLEAMSCGSAVITSNLSSIPEVVEDGGILIDPFNLDSIMNSIQELLSNEKLLLEMKKKAVKQASKFSWGKTAEKTLKAYEDILRQ; encoded by the coding sequence ATGCGGATTGCCATAGATGCAAGAGGTATCAATTGGTATAGAGGTACTGGTATAGGCACCTATACTGACAAGATTTTAGAATATATGGTAAAAGAACATATCGAAAATTATTATCACATATATTGGTCTGGTAAAAACTATGAAAAACTGAATACTTCTAATACAAAAATCATAATGACGTCTAGAAAACATCATAGATTTTTTGAGAACTTTTACTTCCCTAGTAATTTAAAAAGAGAAAATATAGATATTTATCACGTACCTCAAAATGGAATTGATATTTCAAATAATATTGAATGTAAGAAAGTGGTAACAATACACGACTTAATACCATATATATTACCTGAGACTGTAGGTAGAGGATATCTAAATAAATTTTTAAAGGAAATGCCTAATATAATAGAAATGGCAGATGGTATTATAACAGTTTCCGAATGTTCTAAAATGGATATACTTAAATTTTTTCCAATAAATGAAGACAAAATTTTTGTAATTCCATTAGCTGCTGATAGTAAATATAAACCTTTAGATAATAGACTATGCAGAGACTTCATTTCAAAAAACTACAATATAGATAAACCATTCATACTGTATCTAGGAGGATTTAGTCCTCGAAAAAATGTAAGATCACTTATACTAGCATTCTCAAAAATATATAAAAATTTAAATAAGGAATATAATTTAGTTATTATTGGAACAAATGGAGATGAGCTGCCTCTACTTAAAAAGTTATGCTGCGACTTAAATGTGAATGAACTTATAAAATTTACAGGTTTTGTTCCAGAAGATGAGCTGCCAAAGTTTTATAATGCATGTGATTTATTCGTATATCCATCAACATATGAAGGATTTGGTCTGCCGCCATTAGAGGCAATGAGCTGTGGAAGTGCAGTTATAACTTCCAACCTTTCATCCATACCAGAAGTAGTAGAAGACGGCGGTATTCTCATAGATCCGTTTAATTTAGATTCAATTATGAATTCTATTCAAGAATTATTGAGTAATGAAAAATTGCTGTTGGAAATGAAGAAAAAAGCTGTAAAGCAAGCCTCCAAATTTTCATGGGGAAAAACTGCTGAAAAAACTTTAAAAGCATATGAAGATATACTGCGTCAATAA
- a CDS encoding CotS family spore coat protein: MQFNDINQVLEKNYDKNVTSIEKVKNVYKICCDDKNYCLKVIKYDFGHFIFILSAIKHLQKNGFKYIPEIIKTNKNKDYVCISGSYAYLTLWVESRHCNYENPIDMIVAASKLAELHDKSFEFEITDDMNPRIGWFKWIETFKTRKSEIFDFRRRILEKENKSQFDIMYLDMIKYQVNIADSSVGNLAKSDYIECMSQDIKNRGFCHHDFANHNILISSNGQINIIDFDYCILDSYLHDVGSLLIRKMKGGNWSINNALFVLDAYNVSNRIKQKHIPILAAFIEFPQDYWQIGIQYYWEKQPWSEETFIKKLKKIYDDDENKQDFVRKFSSIKYN, encoded by the coding sequence TTGCAATTTAATGATATAAACCAAGTACTTGAGAAAAATTATGATAAGAATGTTACTTCTATAGAAAAAGTTAAAAATGTTTATAAAATATGTTGTGATGATAAAAACTATTGTTTAAAAGTCATAAAATATGATTTTGGGCATTTTATATTTATTTTATCTGCTATAAAGCATCTCCAAAAAAATGGTTTCAAATATATACCTGAAATAATAAAAACTAATAAAAATAAAGACTACGTTTGTATTTCAGGTAGTTATGCATATCTTACTTTGTGGGTAGAATCAAGACATTGTAATTATGAAAATCCAATAGATATGATTGTTGCAGCATCAAAGCTAGCAGAACTTCATGATAAAAGTTTTGAATTTGAAATTACTGATGATATGAATCCTAGAATTGGCTGGTTTAAGTGGATTGAAACTTTTAAAACTAGAAAATCTGAAATATTCGATTTCAGGAGGAGAATACTTGAGAAAGAGAATAAATCACAATTTGATATTATGTACCTTGATATGATTAAGTATCAAGTTAATATTGCAGATAGTTCTGTAGGTAATCTTGCAAAAAGTGATTACATTGAATGCATGAGTCAAGATATAAAAAATAGAGGGTTTTGTCATCATGATTTTGCCAATCATAATATACTTATAAGTTCTAATGGACAAATAAATATAATAGATTTTGATTATTGTATACTTGACAGCTACCTTCACGATGTTGGAAGTTTACTTATAAGAAAAATGAAAGGTGGTAATTGGAGTATAAATAATGCACTTTTTGTGCTTGATGCCTATAATGTTTCAAATAGAATTAAACAAAAACATATACCAATACTAGCTGCTTTTATTGAATTCCCTCAAGATTATTGGCAAATAGGAATTCAATATTATTGGGAGAAACAGCCGTGGAGTGAAGAAACTTTTATAAAAAAACTAAAGAAAATATATGATGATGATGAAAATAAACAAGATTTTGTAAGAAAGTTTAGTTCTATAAAATATAACTGA
- a CDS encoding spore coat protein — MFKDTTRSFIEYLNSKDIECVEDLKVDKKEFVDFDKIKSQVSSIAEFNLRTLGYEEDMNKKLKSNVGSTLEQYKIYTKKLKRYLNELRGKHMEGKLQETIYKYGISCLDRSNKCIDTIYQNDYLGLIKRSMDRKEVCLGNTYYNNLSKGIDEKIRIMSIDKCCYNMVETDLVYFLNRLKKSKVEINFISLIDDFCNMESLDKRSFKFISALLSYPYYSMKYYNKFITKVTNHNVMEFLNGLTKVMKKDRYNLV; from the coding sequence ATGTTTAAAGATACCACTAGGTCATTTATAGAATACCTCAATTCAAAAGATATTGAATGTGTAGAAGATTTAAAAGTAGATAAAAAGGAATTTGTTGATTTTGACAAAATAAAAAGTCAGGTTTCCTCCATAGCAGAATTTAATTTGAGGACATTAGGTTATGAGGAAGATATGAATAAAAAGCTCAAAAGCAATGTAGGAAGCACATTAGAACAATACAAGATATATACAAAGAAACTTAAAAGGTACTTAAACGAACTAAGGGGAAAACACATGGAAGGCAAATTACAAGAAACAATATATAAGTATGGCATTTCATGCCTTGATAGATCTAATAAATGTATTGATACAATATATCAAAACGACTATTTAGGATTGATAAAAAGAAGCATGGATAGAAAGGAAGTTTGCCTTGGAAACACATATTATAACAATTTAAGTAAAGGAATAGATGAAAAAATCAGGATAATGTCAATAGATAAGTGCTGCTATAATATGGTGGAAACTGATCTAGTTTATTTTTTAAATAGATTAAAAAAATCTAAAGTAGAAATAAATTTTATAAGCTTGATAGATGATTTTTGTAATATGGAATCTTTGGATAAAAGAAGTTTTAAGTTTATATCTGCACTTTTATCTTATCCTTATTATTCTATGAAATATTACAATAAATTTATAACAAAAGTCACTAATCATAACGTAATGGAATTCTTAAATGGACTTACTAAAGTAATGAAAAAGGATAGATATAACCTAGTTTAA
- a CDS encoding CotS family spore coat protein: MLEKFNTREYLAEYDLCVDLFKKFDLSVIDVIPVRNVYMASTDKGNKILKKVEYTIEELKFIDDLLNYIRNKFNRIINFVKNKDGKIYTIWNGDMYCIMDVVQGRECNFSNPIDVCIAAKGLGELHIASEGFKTNLSNKYNNGKLIDNFKRRIQEMNFFKSIALAHEKKSEFDEIFLKDAGYYTDQIRDSVSLLEGSYYYKLCSEEDKIVVCHNDLAHHNILINNEEAYFIDFDYAIIDLKVHDLCNFMNKVIKNFCFDIEKASLILENYCTTNSLNKRELEVLYAMLAFPEDFYSIAKDYYTRRKDWEEEVFLNRLKKKSSYKEDREEFLREFKKLI; this comes from the coding sequence ATGTTAGAAAAGTTTAATACAAGAGAGTATCTAGCAGAATACGATCTGTGCGTAGATTTATTTAAGAAGTTTGATTTAAGTGTAATTGATGTAATTCCAGTTAGAAATGTTTATATGGCATCTACAGATAAGGGAAATAAAATACTTAAAAAAGTTGAATATACAATAGAGGAATTGAAGTTCATAGATGATTTACTAAACTATATAAGGAATAAATTTAATAGGATAATTAATTTTGTAAAAAACAAGGATGGCAAAATTTATACAATATGGAATGGTGACATGTATTGTATCATGGATGTTGTACAAGGTAGGGAATGTAATTTCAGCAATCCCATTGATGTATGTATAGCAGCTAAAGGGCTTGGAGAACTTCATATTGCATCTGAAGGATTTAAAACTAATCTATCTAATAAGTACAATAATGGAAAACTAATAGATAATTTTAAACGAAGAATACAAGAGATGAATTTTTTTAAAAGTATAGCTTTAGCACATGAAAAAAAGAGTGAATTTGATGAAATATTTTTAAAAGATGCAGGCTATTATACAGATCAAATAAGAGATTCTGTAAGCTTATTAGAAGGTTCATATTATTATAAACTATGCAGTGAAGAAGATAAAATTGTAGTATGCCATAATGATTTAGCACATCATAACATATTAATAAATAATGAAGAAGCTTATTTTATAGATTTTGATTATGCCATTATAGATTTAAAGGTGCACGATTTGTGCAATTTTATGAATAAAGTAATAAAGAATTTTTGCTTTGATATAGAAAAAGCCAGCCTTATACTAGAAAATTACTGTACTACTAACTCATTAAATAAAAGAGAATTAGAAGTATTATATGCTATGCTTGCTTTTCCAGAAGATTTTTACTCTATAGCAAAGGATTATTATACAAGACGAAAGGACTGGGAAGAAGAAGTATTCTTGAATAGACTTAAGAAAAAGTCCTCATATAAAGAAGATAGAGAGGAATTTTTAAGGGAATTTAAAAAATTAATTTAA
- a CDS encoding glycosyltransferase family 1 protein has translation MKIGIDSRAAKLYRGTGIGTYTYQLINCLNKIDSINKYLLFIPKNCTYNIPLKSNFCVNDIIDDNKNNFWDEVNIPNILKNKDIELYHVPQNGIGLPEDKNCNFVITLHDIIPYKMPETVSKNYLKIFREKIPQILPKCDGIITVSNYSKQDIIKTLNFPADKIYVTHLAAEEIYKPIDKLVSKNVIKKFYSINDDFILYVGGFSPRKNILGLINAFNIFSCKYKKNIKLVIAGRRGPSYSIYKERVHKLNIDDKVIFPGFISIEHLPYLYNAAELFVYPSFYEGFGLPPIEAMSCGIPVIASNTTSIPEVANGSALLVDPNNTELLSELILKVILDEKLKNKLITLGLARASGLTWQKTARNTLIAYNKVLNKL, from the coding sequence ATGAAAATTGGTATTGACAGTAGAGCAGCAAAATTATATAGAGGTACAGGGATAGGTACTTACACTTATCAATTAATCAACTGCTTAAATAAAATTGATAGCATTAATAAATACTTACTATTTATACCTAAAAATTGTACTTACAATATACCTTTAAAAAGCAACTTTTGTGTTAATGATATTATTGACGATAATAAGAATAACTTTTGGGATGAAGTTAATATCCCAAATATATTAAAAAATAAAGACATAGAACTATACCACGTTCCTCAGAATGGTATAGGATTACCCGAAGATAAAAATTGTAATTTTGTTATAACTCTTCATGATATCATACCATACAAAATGCCAGAAACAGTAAGCAAAAATTATTTAAAAATATTTAGAGAAAAAATTCCTCAAATTTTACCTAAGTGTGATGGAATAATCACTGTTTCTAATTATTCTAAGCAGGATATTATAAAAACCCTTAACTTCCCTGCTGATAAAATATATGTTACTCATCTTGCTGCAGAAGAAATATATAAACCAATTGATAAACTGGTAAGTAAAAATGTCATTAAAAAATTCTATTCAATTAATGATGATTTTATACTTTATGTAGGAGGTTTTAGTCCAAGAAAAAATATATTAGGATTAATTAATGCATTTAATATATTTTCATGTAAATATAAAAAGAACATAAAACTTGTAATAGCCGGCAGACGCGGTCCTTCTTACAGTATATATAAGGAAAGGGTTCATAAACTTAATATTGACGATAAGGTTATTTTTCCTGGATTTATATCAATAGAACATTTACCATACTTATATAATGCAGCTGAATTATTTGTATATCCTTCTTTTTATGAAGGATTTGGTTTGCCGCCAATTGAAGCCATGTCATGTGGAATTCCTGTAATAGCATCCAACACTACTTCAATCCCTGAGGTTGCCAATGGAAGTGCTCTACTTGTAGATCCAAACAATACAGAGCTTTTAAGTGAACTTATTTTAAAAGTCATACTTGATGAAAAACTCAAAAATAAATTAATCACGTTGGGCTTAGCTAGAGCTTCTGGACTAACATGGCAAAAAACAGCTAGAAATACACTTATAGCCTATAATAAAGTGCTAAATAAATTATAA
- a CDS encoding CotS family spore coat protein: MMREFEIERQFGVKIESIRPNKGVYLLKTNVGTKCLKKINYGVQKLLFVYGAKEHLINNGFPRVDKYSLNVEGKPFALVNEDIYTLSEWIDGRECDFKNKDDLVKAAKCLANMHIASKGYEPPENSKLKTDLGRWPGLMEKRIKALDKMRDMGRRKNNKGSFDLNYIQNVEFYKQLGRRAVAVLNDSKYADLCEFAEKEKSFCHHDFTYHNIIIDKNDEVNVIDFDYCKRELRSYDISAFMMKVLKRTDWNIKCAKLILDSYNSVSQLEEEEYRILFAFLLFPQRFWRLANRYYYNEVNWAVNTFNNKMEELISEKEKYTKFIEQFKDMYNQKEEIM; this comes from the coding sequence ATGATGAGAGAGTTTGAAATAGAAAGACAATTTGGAGTTAAAATTGAAAGTATAAGGCCTAACAAAGGAGTATATCTCTTAAAAACGAATGTAGGAACTAAATGTTTAAAAAAAATAAATTATGGGGTTCAAAAACTTTTATTCGTATATGGCGCCAAAGAACATTTGATAAATAATGGATTCCCAAGAGTTGATAAGTACTCACTGAATGTAGAGGGAAAGCCATTTGCACTTGTAAATGAGGATATATACACTCTTTCTGAATGGATAGATGGAAGAGAGTGTGATTTTAAAAATAAAGATGACTTAGTAAAGGCAGCTAAATGTTTGGCTAACATGCACATAGCATCCAAGGGGTATGAACCACCGGAAAATAGCAAGTTAAAAACTGATTTAGGAAGATGGCCGGGTCTTATGGAAAAGAGAATAAAAGCTCTTGATAAAATGAGGGATATGGGCAGAAGGAAAAATAATAAAGGAAGTTTTGACTTAAACTATATACAGAATGTAGAATTTTACAAACAATTAGGTAGAAGAGCAGTGGCAGTATTAAATGATTCAAAGTACGCCGACTTATGTGAATTTGCTGAAAAGGAAAAATCTTTTTGCCATCACGATTTTACTTATCATAATATAATAATTGATAAAAACGATGAAGTAAATGTTATAGACTTTGATTATTGCAAAAGAGAACTTAGGTCATATGATATATCTGCTTTCATGATGAAAGTTCTTAAGAGAACAGATTGGAATATAAAATGTGCTAAACTCATACTTGACTCTTATAATAGTGTAAGTCAGCTTGAGGAAGAGGAATATAGGATATTATTTGCGTTTTTGCTATTTCCACAGCGCTTTTGGAGACTTGCAAATAGATATTACTATAATGAAGTTAATTGGGCTGTTAATACCTTTAATAATAAAATGGAGGAGTTAATTTCTGAAAAAGAAAAGTATACCAAGTTTATTGAACAGTTTAAGGACATGTATAATCAAAAAGAGGAAATTATGTGA
- the yabG gene encoding sporulation peptidase YabG: MKIGDIVVRKSYGEDITFKIINIIHSKNTTICTLKGMNLRIIADSPEEDLKIVPQDSLTKYERLFNRKVNSSIKNILMTRDNVNKSFRMSRESDKKDLAFGRPGRILHVDGDPDYLDVCLKVYKQLMLEVVGQTVKEEEQAKVVLDLVKKFRPDIVVITGHDSITKGTTDYMNINNYKNSKFFVETVTQLRNYEANYDDLVIFAGACQSCYEAILDAGANFASSPSRVLIHCLDPVFLCEKIAYTNISKVVSIQEALENTITGTKGIGGLQTRGKYREGFPKSSYV, from the coding sequence ATGAAAATAGGAGATATAGTTGTAAGAAAATCTTATGGTGAAGATATTACTTTTAAAATTATCAACATTATACACTCTAAGAATACTACTATATGCACTTTGAAGGGAATGAACTTGAGAATAATTGCAGATTCTCCAGAAGAAGATTTAAAAATTGTTCCACAAGACTCATTAACAAAGTATGAACGATTATTTAATAGAAAGGTAAATAGTTCAATTAAAAATATTTTAATGACCAGAGATAATGTAAACAAAAGCTTTAGAATGTCTAGAGAATCTGATAAAAAGGATCTTGCATTTGGAAGACCTGGAAGAATACTTCATGTAGATGGAGATCCTGATTATTTAGATGTATGCTTAAAGGTTTATAAACAATTGATGCTTGAAGTAGTAGGTCAAACTGTAAAGGAAGAAGAACAAGCTAAAGTTGTTTTAGATTTAGTAAAGAAGTTCAGACCTGATATAGTTGTAATTACGGGGCATGATTCAATTACAAAAGGAACAACGGATTATATGAATATAAATAACTATAAAAATTCAAAGTTCTTTGTTGAAACTGTGACACAGCTTAGAAATTATGAAGCAAACTATGATGATTTAGTTATATTTGCAGGAGCATGTCAATCATGTTACGAAGCTATATTAGATGCAGGTGCAAATTTTGCAAGTTCTCCAAGTAGGGTGTTAATTCATTGTCTAGATCCAGTGTTTTTATGTGAAAAGATAGCGTATACAAATATAAGCAAAGTTGTGTCAATACAGGAAGCGTTAGAGAACACTATAACAGGTACAAAAGGAATTGGTGGATTGCAGACTAGGGGAAAATATAGAGAAGGTTTTCCAAAATCATCTTATGTGTAA
- a CDS encoding Veg family protein, translated as MQRGNVLATIRKDIEGHVGDKVTLKANGGRRKVFINSGVIEKAYPSIFVIRLENDTQRKVTYSYSDVLTKTVQLVFSA; from the coding sequence ATGCAAAGAGGAAATGTATTGGCCACAATAAGAAAAGATATTGAAGGTCATGTTGGCGATAAGGTAACCTTAAAAGCAAATGGTGGTAGGAGAAAGGTATTTATCAATAGTGGAGTAATTGAAAAAGCTTATCCTAGTATATTTGTAATTAGGTTGGAAAATGACACCCAAAGGAAAGTCACTTATAGTTATTCTGATGTTTTAACAAAGACAGTACAACTGGTATTTTCAGCATAA